One window of the Sulfitobacter alexandrii genome contains the following:
- a CDS encoding HesB/IscA family protein, whose amino-acid sequence MNMPPKVTSRAFERLAEIGAGDQGKALRVAVEGGGCSGFQYDIALDEPKDDDLVLEGSGQKVVVDSVSLPFLANAVIDFSEELIGARFTIENPNATSACGCGTSFSM is encoded by the coding sequence ATGAACATGCCGCCCAAAGTCACCTCCCGCGCCTTCGAACGCCTCGCCGAGATCGGCGCCGGCGACCAGGGCAAGGCGCTGCGCGTCGCGGTGGAGGGGGGCGGATGCTCGGGCTTCCAGTACGACATCGCCCTTGACGAGCCCAAGGACGACGACCTCGTTCTCGAAGGCTCCGGCCAGAAGGTGGTGGTGGACAGCGTGTCGCTGCCGTTTCTCGCCAACGCGGTCATCGACTTCTCCGAGGAACTGATCGGCGCGCGGTTCACCATCGAGAATCCCAACGCCACCTCGGCCTGCGGCTGCGGCACGTCCTTCTCCATGTGA
- a CDS encoding DNA-3-methyladenine glycosylase family protein, protein MSGTGRIIRSEADLAEGAAWLAAREPRFAPVLETVGPLPLRLKPQGFAALVDIIVSQQVSVASADAIRARLQAAGLGDAASVRAVDEAALCAAGLSRPKARYVAALARADLDFDALAGMPDAEAEALLRTQKGIGPWTAQIYVMFALGRADGFPPGDLALQEAARHLFGLPARPSAQALAALAENWSPWRSVAARALFAYYRQLKNREGLG, encoded by the coding sequence GTGAGCGGGACGGGCCGCATCATCAGGTCGGAAGCGGACCTCGCCGAGGGCGCGGCGTGGCTCGCCGCGCGCGAGCCCCGTTTCGCGCCCGTTCTCGAAACCGTCGGCCCGCTACCGCTGCGCCTGAAACCGCAGGGCTTCGCCGCGCTGGTGGACATCATCGTCAGCCAGCAGGTCAGCGTTGCCTCCGCCGACGCGATCCGCGCGCGCTTGCAGGCGGCGGGGCTGGGCGATGCGGCGTCCGTGCGCGCGGTCGACGAAGCGGCACTTTGCGCCGCGGGTCTCAGCCGACCGAAGGCACGTTATGTCGCGGCGCTGGCGCGGGCCGACCTCGACTTCGACGCACTGGCCGGAATGCCGGACGCGGAGGCGGAGGCCCTGTTGCGGACCCAGAAGGGAATCGGGCCCTGGACGGCGCAGATCTACGTGATGTTCGCGCTTGGCCGGGCCGATGGCTTCCCGCCCGGCGATCTCGCCCTGCAGGAGGCGGCGCGACATCTTTTTGGTCTCCCCGCGCGCCCGTCGGCACAGGCGCTCGCCGCGCTGGCGGAGAACTGGTCGCCCTGGCGGTCGGTTGCGGCCCGCGCGCTATTTGCCTACTACCGACAGCTGAAGAACAGGGAAGGGTTGGGATGA
- a CDS encoding deoxyguanosinetriphosphate triphosphohydrolase, translating into MHAPYASDPSRARGRRVPEEESTFRSCYQRDRDRIIHASAFRRLKHKTQVFVEHEGDYYRTRLTHSIEVAQVARTISGALRLNAELTEAVALAHDLGHTPFGHTGEDALHALMQPYGGFDHNAQAIRIVTRLERHYAAFDGLNLTWDTLEGIAKHNGPVTAGQGGDPATAALPYALAEYNAIHDLELHTHASAEAQVAALSDDIAYNNHDLHDGLRAGLFTEGEIAELPLIGPAYAEVDRLYPDTDSYRRRHEALRRVFGVMVADVIETSGAALAASAARSPQDIRHLGRPVVQFSQGMWQDIRAIRDFLFQRMYRAPSVMRKRDEVTRVVNDLFPLFLENPDLLPQHWARHIAEAGQDRTTLARMVADYIAGMTDRFAIGEHARLIGSA; encoded by the coding sequence ATGCACGCGCCCTATGCCTCCGATCCGTCGCGCGCCCGGGGACGGCGCGTGCCGGAGGAGGAAAGCACCTTCCGCTCCTGCTACCAGCGGGACCGGGACAGGATCATCCATGCCAGCGCCTTTCGGCGGCTCAAGCATAAGACGCAGGTCTTCGTCGAGCACGAGGGCGATTACTACCGCACCCGGCTGACCCACTCGATCGAGGTCGCGCAGGTGGCGCGGACGATCTCGGGCGCCCTTCGCCTGAACGCGGAACTCACGGAGGCGGTGGCGCTGGCCCACGATCTGGGCCATACGCCCTTCGGCCACACCGGGGAGGACGCGCTGCACGCGCTCATGCAGCCCTACGGCGGGTTCGACCACAACGCCCAGGCGATCCGCATCGTCACCCGGCTGGAACGGCACTATGCCGCCTTCGACGGGCTGAACCTGACCTGGGACACGCTGGAGGGCATCGCCAAGCACAATGGCCCGGTAACCGCCGGGCAGGGCGGGGATCCGGCGACCGCGGCACTGCCCTACGCGCTGGCCGAGTACAATGCGATTCACGACCTCGAGCTGCACACCCATGCCAGCGCGGAGGCCCAGGTCGCGGCCCTGTCCGACGACATCGCCTACAACAATCACGACCTGCACGACGGTTTGCGGGCCGGTCTCTTCACCGAAGGCGAGATCGCGGAACTGCCGCTGATCGGCCCGGCCTACGCCGAGGTCGACCGGCTCTATCCCGACACCGACAGCTACCGCCGCAGGCACGAGGCCCTGCGCCGGGTCTTCGGCGTGATGGTGGCGGACGTGATCGAGACATCGGGCGCGGCGCTGGCGGCCTCGGCCGCGCGGAGCCCGCAGGATATCCGGCACCTCGGCCGTCCTGTCGTGCAATTCTCGCAGGGGATGTGGCAGGACATCCGGGCGATCCGGGACTTCCTGTTCCAGCGGATGTACCGTGCCCCCTCCGTCATGCGAAAGCGCGACGAGGTCACCCGTGTCGTGAACGACCTGTTCCCCCTCTTTCTCGAGAACCCCGACCTGCTGCCGCAGCACTGGGCGCGCCACATCGCCGAAGCGGGACAGGACCGGACGACGCTGGCGCGCATGGTGGCCGATTACATCGCCGGGATGACCGACCGCTTCGCCATCGGAGAACACGCGCGCCTGATCGGTTCGGCCTGA
- a CDS encoding HNH endonuclease, with product MDGDFRTEFTRQPAGLKHRPALVLNADYRPLSYYPLSLWPWQEAIKAKWLDRVDIVAEYDDVVRSPSTEIRIPSVVVLKDYVKPQKRVAFTRFNLFLRDEFRCQYCGARGELTFDHVVPRARGGVTSWQNVVAACSPCNLRKGSKSLHQTGLSLRKPPRQPGAEELRNMGRKFPPGHLHESWMDFLYWDAELEA from the coding sequence ATGGACGGCGATTTCAGGACCGAATTCACCAGGCAGCCGGCGGGGCTGAAACACAGGCCCGCGCTGGTGCTCAACGCGGATTACAGGCCGCTCAGTTACTACCCGCTGTCGCTGTGGCCCTGGCAGGAGGCGATCAAGGCGAAGTGGCTGGACCGGGTGGACATCGTGGCGGAATACGACGACGTGGTCCGAAGCCCCTCGACGGAGATCAGGATCCCGTCGGTCGTCGTCCTGAAAGACTATGTGAAACCTCAAAAGCGCGTGGCCTTCACGCGCTTTAATTTATTTCTGAGGGACGAATTCCGCTGCCAGTACTGCGGCGCGCGGGGGGAGTTGACCTTCGATCACGTGGTGCCGCGCGCCCGGGGCGGCGTGACGTCATGGCAGAACGTGGTGGCGGCCTGTTCGCCCTGCAACCTGCGGAAAGGGTCGAAGTCGCTGCACCAGACGGGACTGTCGCTGCGCAAGCCGCCGCGCCAGCCCGGAGCGGAGGAGTTGCGCAACATGGGCCGCAAGTTCCCGCCGGGCCATCTGCACGAAAGCTGGATGGATTTCCTCTACTGGGACGCGGAACTGGAAGCGTGA
- a CDS encoding alpha/beta hydrolase, translated as MTRVLNAERRAPKSGETRSVVVFLHGYGANGADLLGLADPLGEHLPDTLFVAPDAPETVPGMPSGYQWFPIPWIDGSSEEEAERGMRQAVADLDAFLDALMVDEDVLPEQVVLFGFSQGTMMALHVAPRREDAVAGIVAFSGRLLSPDLLKDETVVRPPVLLVHGDADDVVPPQSLPQAAEALQEAGWQDVYAHVMKGTGHGIAPDGLSVALAFMRDKLGL; from the coding sequence ATGACACGAGTATTGAACGCAGAACGCCGCGCGCCGAAATCGGGGGAAACGAGATCCGTCGTCGTCTTCCTGCATGGCTACGGGGCGAACGGGGCCGACCTGCTGGGCCTTGCGGACCCGCTGGGCGAACACCTGCCCGATACGCTTTTCGTGGCCCCCGACGCGCCCGAAACCGTGCCGGGGATGCCCAGCGGCTACCAGTGGTTTCCAATCCCCTGGATCGACGGCAGCTCCGAGGAGGAAGCCGAGCGCGGCATGCGCCAGGCGGTTGCCGACCTCGATGCGTTTCTCGACGCGCTGATGGTGGACGAGGACGTGCTCCCGGAGCAGGTCGTGCTCTTTGGCTTTTCGCAGGGCACGATGATGGCGCTGCACGTGGCGCCCCGGCGTGAGGACGCCGTCGCCGGGATCGTCGCCTTCTCCGGCCGGCTGCTCTCGCCCGACCTGCTGAAGGACGAGACGGTGGTGCGTCCGCCGGTGCTGCTGGTCCACGGGGATGCGGATGACGTGGTGCCGCCGCAGTCGCTGCCGCAGGCCGCCGAGGCGCTGCAGGAGGCCGGATGGCAGGATGTCTATGCCCACGTGATGAAGGGCACCGGCCACGGCATCGCCCCCGACGGGTTGAGCGTGGCGCTGGCCTTCATGCGCGACAAGCTGGGTCTGTGA
- a CDS encoding precorrin-6A/cobalt-precorrin-6A reductase — protein MTRRILLLAGSAEARRIAVALRDEGAVVQALVSEPPRGPDPMPVPCRLTAFDDPGRLAAEMASVDAVIDASHGFDGLMSRTGHAAALIAGRPFVSLSRPGWGLEAANWREVPDVAAAMPLIGTGARVFSATGWDSLPQYRAFRGARLLLRQTTRHGRVPPYEFVEPVFGNPPFDAAQEEALFRDLRVDMLICRNLGGRPSRPKLDAALALDLPVILVARPALPEDARVFTEVEAVLDWVAAL, from the coding sequence ATGACGCGCAGAATCCTTCTTCTGGCAGGCAGCGCCGAGGCCCGCCGCATCGCCGTGGCCCTGCGGGACGAAGGGGCCGTGGTGCAGGCGCTGGTGTCCGAACCGCCGCGCGGCCCGGACCCGATGCCGGTGCCCTGCCGGCTGACCGCCTTCGACGATCCGGGCCGGCTGGCCGCGGAGATGGCATCGGTTGATGCCGTGATCGACGCAAGCCACGGCTTCGACGGCCTGATGAGCCGGACCGGCCATGCCGCCGCGCTGATCGCCGGCCGGCCCTTCGTGAGCCTGTCGCGTCCCGGCTGGGGCCTCGAGGCGGCGAACTGGCGCGAGGTGCCCGATGTGGCCGCCGCGATGCCGCTGATCGGGACGGGGGCGCGGGTCTTCTCGGCCACCGGCTGGGACAGCCTTCCGCAGTACCGGGCCTTTCGCGGCGCGCGGCTGCTGCTGCGCCAGACGACGCGGCACGGGCGTGTGCCGCCCTACGAGTTCGTGGAACCGGTGTTCGGCAACCCACCCTTCGACGCCGCGCAGGAAGAAGCCCTGTTCCGCGACCTGCGGGTCGACATGCTGATCTGCCGCAATCTGGGCGGCCGTCCCAGCCGCCCCAAGCTGGATGCCGCGCTGGCGCTGGACCTGCCGGTGATCCTGGTCGCGCGGCCCGCGCTGCCCGAAGACGCGCGGGTGTTCACGGAAGTGGAGGCCGTCCTGGACTGGGTCGCGGCGCTGTGA
- the xth gene encoding exodeoxyribonuclease III has translation MKIATFNINGIKARAEALPAWLDAAKPDVVVLQEIKSVDDAFPRDLFEDRGYNVETHGQKSFNGVAILSKHPLEDVSRGLPGDDDDDQSRYIEATVVDDHAALRVCGLYLPNGNPAPGPKFDYKLAWMDRLRARAETLLAEEMPFLMAGDYNIIPQAEDAAKPDSWRDDALFRPAAREKFRRLLNLGLTDAFRARTQGPGHYSFWDYQAGAWNRNNGIRIDHFLLSPACADWLRDCQIDRDVRGGDKPSDHVPVWVDLDF, from the coding sequence ATGAAGATAGCCACCTTCAACATCAACGGCATCAAGGCCAGGGCCGAGGCGCTGCCCGCCTGGCTCGACGCGGCCAAGCCCGACGTGGTGGTGCTGCAGGAAATCAAGTCGGTGGACGACGCCTTTCCGCGGGACCTGTTCGAAGACCGCGGTTACAACGTCGAGACCCATGGCCAGAAATCCTTCAACGGCGTGGCGATCCTGTCGAAACATCCGCTGGAGGACGTGAGCCGCGGCCTGCCCGGCGACGATGACGACGACCAGTCCCGCTATATCGAGGCGACCGTCGTGGACGATCACGCGGCGCTGCGCGTCTGCGGGCTCTACCTGCCCAACGGGAACCCGGCGCCGGGGCCCAAGTTCGACTACAAGCTGGCATGGATGGACCGTCTGCGCGCGCGTGCCGAAACCCTGCTGGCCGAGGAAATGCCGTTCCTGATGGCGGGGGATTACAACATCATTCCCCAGGCCGAGGACGCCGCCAAACCCGACAGCTGGCGCGACGACGCGCTGTTCCGCCCCGCCGCGCGCGAGAAATTCCGCCGCCTGCTGAACCTCGGGCTGACGGATGCCTTCCGCGCCCGCACCCAGGGCCCGGGCCATTACAGTTTCTGGGACTACCAGGCGGGCGCGTGGAACCGCAACAACGGGATCCGGATCGATCATTTCCTGCTGTCGCCGGCCTGCGCGGACTGGCTGCGCGACTGCCAGATCGACCGCGACGTCCGGGGCGGCGACAAACCCTCCGATCACGTTCCCGTCTGGGTCGACCTCGATTTCTGA